CTTCAGCGTTAATAGCGATTTTTTGTGACGAACCAGAACGCCCCGATTTCAATCGCCAAATAGCAGCAGCTTCGCGTCGTCTTATTTCTGCTGCTTCGGTTCTCGAAACTAGCATTGTTTTGGAAAA
The Myxosarcina sp. GI1 genome window above contains:
- a CDS encoding type II toxin-antitoxin system VapC family toxin, with product MVIDSSALIAIFCDEPERPDFNRQIAAASRRLISAASVLETSIVLE